One window of the Diachasmimorpha longicaudata isolate KC_UGA_2023 chromosome 9, iyDiaLong2, whole genome shotgun sequence genome contains the following:
- the Ebo gene encoding exportin-6 isoform X1 has protein sequence MLQDDAVALQRLEHLMTEFFSSNTTNERIRTIEQSLHEFTAQINSWRPCLHFLSSTSNHFVSMFALTTLETTIGRRWPILPWEDRALIRSTLYTLSLEHGVAPYVRNKIVKLVVDIAKHDWPHFYPDFYSNILQLLGHKQTRLLGLIYLRTASEELATPREDLPIQRKTELIRLLSAQVATTLDTLTALLTETIKSQARSGTVTPPPSPTGGQGVPPARSVLDVDGLAIGSNDICIATLEVLAHLFSWIIPTDHISSNLLDAVFSCARYYESMNGRQVEMVVQAMTTINELLYRPCSPSTSETLLLQIFDNGVTLFQVMERLDSIDESYLEKTTEFLQLFVTNHLKRVESCPKFPVPTFLEVLYHHTFQQNTSISGYLRCLEVWSILLESTQSRYSTVALAFAERVLNRMSFKVEGRNLKDLDTETLDDNEETEWQHFLRCNIECLARVADISPLPVFNLLYRSWRADLTIYGELGSALSRGQVTILSESDATTVHSHLRDLASTTQALARLYSLFADPQDNTSNSPVEDLVNQTLDACTFAQNNHLFHPPLQPPAIVVDLVEVHSQFLASLQAWCHWMAKQPDKFRDNFTQRSIQVSIWALSQPRPSEPLIPVNLVHSAAHLLQSVTAILRPNLWDHQDFRDLVTTHNYPSMRPDTVKVLRRALVNGIILVPGDAAVRQRLLSSMISTLSSSLGALGHQIPSETSVNTSTTHLKQLVEDCCSSSTSIKKMLHECIQETINRILELLPHLVRSQACEGLMNFLHAVFHVLQQQLGADFIQRAVQGMLQIYSAENINSGAALDQLLEIMILVVSAPSAAFKAFVPAITGLCLRQVWPAVGGDLSAHPDTTLVLLRLFHGILMHRWQYFYGSGVLRNFGGPLEEHVEHKDELVAILEAFGQALLQPDVNIFRQSLQSLEVLNSRWRLYQKEVFKSHLLERFLMALFTVLIHRSHNLLADDIAVAIHNLAGVDINWFFSHFLPTFLAGCEGLDDVQRATLLENFDKSTDQPTLTRSVLRIVSDLRCYQMCRPV, from the exons TATACGCTGTCACTGGAGCACGGGGTGGCTCCATATGTCAGGAATAAAATTGTAAAGCTGGTGGTGGACATCGCCAAGCATGACTGGCCACACTTCTATCCTGATTTTTACTCGAATATTCTCCAGCTGTTGGGGCACAAGCAGACGAGACTCTTGGGACTTATTTACCTCAGGACTGCTTCCGAGGAGCTAGCGACACCCAGGGAGGATCTACCTATTCAGAGGAAGACTGAATTGATCAGGCTGTTGAGTGCTCAGGTAGCCACCACCCTGGACACACTCACAG CCCTCCTGACTGAAACAATTAAATCCCAGGCTCGTTCAGGCACAGTGACACCTCCACCCTCTCCAACCGGTGGCCAGGGCGTTCCTCCAGCCCGCTCAGTCCTTGACGTTGATGGTCTAGCAATAGGCAGCAACGACATATGCATCGCTACCCTGGAAGTCCTCGCACATCTATTCAGCTGGATTATCCCCACTGACCATATATCCTCGAATCTCCTAGACGCCGTTTTCTCGTGTGCCAGGTACTACGAATCCATGAATGGACGCCAGGTGGAGATGGTGGTGCAAGCCATGACCACAATTAATGAGCTTCTCTATCGTCCGTGTTCTCCAAGCACGAGCGAGACACTTCTCCTCCAGATTTTCGATAATGGAGTTACGTTGTTCCAGGTGATGGAGCGATTGGACAGCATCGACGAGAG TTATCTGGAGAAGACAACGGAGTTCCTCCAGCTGTTTGTGACAAATCACCTGAAGAGGGTAGAGTCCTGTCCGAAATTCCCGGTACCGACGTTCCTGGAGGTCCTCTATCATCACACCTTTCAACAGAATACATCAATCTCCGGGTACCTTCGGTGTCTGGAGGTTTGGAGTATTCTCCTGGAGTCCACGCAGTCCAGGTACTCCACAGTGGCCCTGGCCTTTGCTGAGAGAGTCCTCAATCGTATGTCCTTCAAGGTGGAGGGGAGAAATCTCAAGGATTTGGATACCGAGACACTAGATGACAATGAGGAGACTGAGTGGCAGCACTTTCTCAGGTGCAACATCGAGTGCTTGGCGAGGGTCGCTGATATTTCACCCCTGCCAGTTTTTAATCTACTGTACAGGTCCTGGAGGGCTGACCTGACAATCTACGGAGAACTCGGTTCAGCCCTGTCCCGAGGTCAAGTGACAATACTCTCCGAGTCAGACGCAACGACAGTTCATTCACACCTCCGGGACTTGGCATCAACGACGCAAGCCCTAGCTCGCCTCTACTCCCTATTCGCTGATCCCCAGGACAATACCTCGAACTCCCCTGTGGAGGATCTGGTGAATCAGACCCTCGATGCCTGCACATTCGCCCAGAACAATCACCTCTTCCATCCACCTCTGCAACCTCCAGCGATTGTTGTGGATCTTGTCGAGGTTCACTCGCAGTTCCTGGCGTCCTTGCAGGCATGGTGTCACTGGATGGCAAAGCAACCGGACAAATTCCGGGATAACTTCACACAGAGATCCATCCAAGTCTCCATCTGGGCATTGTCTCAACCCAGACCTTCAGAACCATTAATTCCGGTTAATCTCGTTCATTCCGCTGCACATCTTCTCCAGAGTGTCACCGCCATTTTACGGCCCAATCTCTGGGACCACCAAGACTTCAGGGACCTCGTCACCACGCATAACTACCCCTCGATGAGGCCGGATACAGTCAAAGTTCTGAGGCGAGCTCTTGTCAACGGAATTATCCTGGTGCCTGGTGATGCTGCTGTTAGGCAACGATTACTCTCATCAATGATATCAACGTTATCGTCGTCATTGGGGGCTCTTGGCCACCAGATTCCCTCGGAGACAAGTGTCAATACATCCACGACACATCTGAAACAACTCGTCGAGGACTGTTGCTCGTCGTCCACGAGCATCAAGAAAATGCTTCATGAGTGTATTCAGGAAACCATCAACAGGATTTTGGAGCTACTTCCTCATCTAGTCAGGTCACAAGCTTGTGAGGgtctcatgaattttttacacGCTGTCTTTCATGTTCTCCAACAGCAATTGGGAGCTGATTTTATTCAGAGAGCTGTCCAGGGGATGCTGCAGATTTACAGCGCTGAGAATATAAACTCTGGAGCTGCTCTAGATCAACTACTGGAGATTATGATTCTCGTTGTCTCAGCACCTAGTGCTGCTTTCAAAGCTTTTGTTCCTGCTATAACTGGACTTTGTCTTAGGCAG GTGTGGCCAGCTGTTGGTGGAGATCTCAGTGCTCATCCAGACACTACTCTTGTTCTTTTGCGACTTTTTCATGGTATTTTGATGCATAGGTGGCAGTATTTTTACGGATCTGGGGTACTCAGGAACTTTGGGGGACCGTTGGAGGAGCATGTCGAGCACAAGGACGAACTCGTTGCCATTCTCGAGGCTTTTGGACAAGCACTGCTGCAGCCTGATGTCAACATATTCAGGCAGAGCCTCCAGAGCCTTGAGGTCCTCAACTCCAGATGGAGATTGTACCAGAAGGAGGTGTTCAAGAGCCATCTCCTCGAGAGGTTTCTCATGGCGCTGTTTACAGTTTTAATTCACAGGTCGCATAATCTTCTTGCGGATGATATTGCTGTGGCTATTCATAATTTAGCTGGGGTTGACATCAACTGGTTCTTCAGTCACTTTCTACCGACATTCTTGGCCGGCTGCGAGGGCCTCGATGATGTGCAGAGGGCGACGTTGTTGGAGAACTTCGATAAATCAACC GATCAACCAACTCTGACGAGATCAGTGCTTCGTATCGTCTCGGACCTCCGTTGTTATCAGATGTGCAGACCCGTGTAA
- the Ebo gene encoding exportin-6 isoform X2, with product MDDAVALQRLEHLMTEFFSSNTTNERIRTIEQSLHEFTAQINSWRPCLHFLSSTSNHFVSMFALTTLETTIGRRWPILPWEDRALIRSTLYTLSLEHGVAPYVRNKIVKLVVDIAKHDWPHFYPDFYSNILQLLGHKQTRLLGLIYLRTASEELATPREDLPIQRKTELIRLLSAQVATTLDTLTALLTETIKSQARSGTVTPPPSPTGGQGVPPARSVLDVDGLAIGSNDICIATLEVLAHLFSWIIPTDHISSNLLDAVFSCARYYESMNGRQVEMVVQAMTTINELLYRPCSPSTSETLLLQIFDNGVTLFQVMERLDSIDESYLEKTTEFLQLFVTNHLKRVESCPKFPVPTFLEVLYHHTFQQNTSISGYLRCLEVWSILLESTQSRYSTVALAFAERVLNRMSFKVEGRNLKDLDTETLDDNEETEWQHFLRCNIECLARVADISPLPVFNLLYRSWRADLTIYGELGSALSRGQVTILSESDATTVHSHLRDLASTTQALARLYSLFADPQDNTSNSPVEDLVNQTLDACTFAQNNHLFHPPLQPPAIVVDLVEVHSQFLASLQAWCHWMAKQPDKFRDNFTQRSIQVSIWALSQPRPSEPLIPVNLVHSAAHLLQSVTAILRPNLWDHQDFRDLVTTHNYPSMRPDTVKVLRRALVNGIILVPGDAAVRQRLLSSMISTLSSSLGALGHQIPSETSVNTSTTHLKQLVEDCCSSSTSIKKMLHECIQETINRILELLPHLVRSQACEGLMNFLHAVFHVLQQQLGADFIQRAVQGMLQIYSAENINSGAALDQLLEIMILVVSAPSAAFKAFVPAITGLCLRQVWPAVGGDLSAHPDTTLVLLRLFHGILMHRWQYFYGSGVLRNFGGPLEEHVEHKDELVAILEAFGQALLQPDVNIFRQSLQSLEVLNSRWRLYQKEVFKSHLLERFLMALFTVLIHRSHNLLADDIAVAIHNLAGVDINWFFSHFLPTFLAGCEGLDDVQRATLLENFDKSTDQPTLTRSVLRIVSDLRCYQMCRPV from the exons TATACGCTGTCACTGGAGCACGGGGTGGCTCCATATGTCAGGAATAAAATTGTAAAGCTGGTGGTGGACATCGCCAAGCATGACTGGCCACACTTCTATCCTGATTTTTACTCGAATATTCTCCAGCTGTTGGGGCACAAGCAGACGAGACTCTTGGGACTTATTTACCTCAGGACTGCTTCCGAGGAGCTAGCGACACCCAGGGAGGATCTACCTATTCAGAGGAAGACTGAATTGATCAGGCTGTTGAGTGCTCAGGTAGCCACCACCCTGGACACACTCACAG CCCTCCTGACTGAAACAATTAAATCCCAGGCTCGTTCAGGCACAGTGACACCTCCACCCTCTCCAACCGGTGGCCAGGGCGTTCCTCCAGCCCGCTCAGTCCTTGACGTTGATGGTCTAGCAATAGGCAGCAACGACATATGCATCGCTACCCTGGAAGTCCTCGCACATCTATTCAGCTGGATTATCCCCACTGACCATATATCCTCGAATCTCCTAGACGCCGTTTTCTCGTGTGCCAGGTACTACGAATCCATGAATGGACGCCAGGTGGAGATGGTGGTGCAAGCCATGACCACAATTAATGAGCTTCTCTATCGTCCGTGTTCTCCAAGCACGAGCGAGACACTTCTCCTCCAGATTTTCGATAATGGAGTTACGTTGTTCCAGGTGATGGAGCGATTGGACAGCATCGACGAGAG TTATCTGGAGAAGACAACGGAGTTCCTCCAGCTGTTTGTGACAAATCACCTGAAGAGGGTAGAGTCCTGTCCGAAATTCCCGGTACCGACGTTCCTGGAGGTCCTCTATCATCACACCTTTCAACAGAATACATCAATCTCCGGGTACCTTCGGTGTCTGGAGGTTTGGAGTATTCTCCTGGAGTCCACGCAGTCCAGGTACTCCACAGTGGCCCTGGCCTTTGCTGAGAGAGTCCTCAATCGTATGTCCTTCAAGGTGGAGGGGAGAAATCTCAAGGATTTGGATACCGAGACACTAGATGACAATGAGGAGACTGAGTGGCAGCACTTTCTCAGGTGCAACATCGAGTGCTTGGCGAGGGTCGCTGATATTTCACCCCTGCCAGTTTTTAATCTACTGTACAGGTCCTGGAGGGCTGACCTGACAATCTACGGAGAACTCGGTTCAGCCCTGTCCCGAGGTCAAGTGACAATACTCTCCGAGTCAGACGCAACGACAGTTCATTCACACCTCCGGGACTTGGCATCAACGACGCAAGCCCTAGCTCGCCTCTACTCCCTATTCGCTGATCCCCAGGACAATACCTCGAACTCCCCTGTGGAGGATCTGGTGAATCAGACCCTCGATGCCTGCACATTCGCCCAGAACAATCACCTCTTCCATCCACCTCTGCAACCTCCAGCGATTGTTGTGGATCTTGTCGAGGTTCACTCGCAGTTCCTGGCGTCCTTGCAGGCATGGTGTCACTGGATGGCAAAGCAACCGGACAAATTCCGGGATAACTTCACACAGAGATCCATCCAAGTCTCCATCTGGGCATTGTCTCAACCCAGACCTTCAGAACCATTAATTCCGGTTAATCTCGTTCATTCCGCTGCACATCTTCTCCAGAGTGTCACCGCCATTTTACGGCCCAATCTCTGGGACCACCAAGACTTCAGGGACCTCGTCACCACGCATAACTACCCCTCGATGAGGCCGGATACAGTCAAAGTTCTGAGGCGAGCTCTTGTCAACGGAATTATCCTGGTGCCTGGTGATGCTGCTGTTAGGCAACGATTACTCTCATCAATGATATCAACGTTATCGTCGTCATTGGGGGCTCTTGGCCACCAGATTCCCTCGGAGACAAGTGTCAATACATCCACGACACATCTGAAACAACTCGTCGAGGACTGTTGCTCGTCGTCCACGAGCATCAAGAAAATGCTTCATGAGTGTATTCAGGAAACCATCAACAGGATTTTGGAGCTACTTCCTCATCTAGTCAGGTCACAAGCTTGTGAGGgtctcatgaattttttacacGCTGTCTTTCATGTTCTCCAACAGCAATTGGGAGCTGATTTTATTCAGAGAGCTGTCCAGGGGATGCTGCAGATTTACAGCGCTGAGAATATAAACTCTGGAGCTGCTCTAGATCAACTACTGGAGATTATGATTCTCGTTGTCTCAGCACCTAGTGCTGCTTTCAAAGCTTTTGTTCCTGCTATAACTGGACTTTGTCTTAGGCAG GTGTGGCCAGCTGTTGGTGGAGATCTCAGTGCTCATCCAGACACTACTCTTGTTCTTTTGCGACTTTTTCATGGTATTTTGATGCATAGGTGGCAGTATTTTTACGGATCTGGGGTACTCAGGAACTTTGGGGGACCGTTGGAGGAGCATGTCGAGCACAAGGACGAACTCGTTGCCATTCTCGAGGCTTTTGGACAAGCACTGCTGCAGCCTGATGTCAACATATTCAGGCAGAGCCTCCAGAGCCTTGAGGTCCTCAACTCCAGATGGAGATTGTACCAGAAGGAGGTGTTCAAGAGCCATCTCCTCGAGAGGTTTCTCATGGCGCTGTTTACAGTTTTAATTCACAGGTCGCATAATCTTCTTGCGGATGATATTGCTGTGGCTATTCATAATTTAGCTGGGGTTGACATCAACTGGTTCTTCAGTCACTTTCTACCGACATTCTTGGCCGGCTGCGAGGGCCTCGATGATGTGCAGAGGGCGACGTTGTTGGAGAACTTCGATAAATCAACC GATCAACCAACTCTGACGAGATCAGTGCTTCGTATCGTCTCGGACCTCCGTTGTTATCAGATGTGCAGACCCGTGTAA
- the LOC135165984 gene encoding putative aldehyde dehydrogenase family 7 member A1 homolog, which translates to MSRQLLSTVHRFSRNMERNLVTDSRYGFLRQLGLTQENSGLFDGRWGGSGQLIDSICPSSGRTIAKIRESTPQEASNAVTEARKAWPQWASLPPPARGEIVRQIGDELRKNLRPLGQLVSLEMGKILAEGIGEVQEYIDICDYAVGLSRMLPGSIFPSERKDHALLEKWNPLGVIGVISAFNFPIAVYGWNSAIAMVCGDAVVWKGSPTTPLVSIATTKIIASVLERNGVPGSVAALVTGGADVGEVLVNDKRLPLVSFTGSTKVGREVALKVQERFGKALLELGGNNALIVSHDADLEMAVRAAVFSCVGTAGQRCTTTRRLILHSNIKDDFVGRLKIAFKSILARVGDPLEDSTLYGPLHSQHAVDNYKATVAEAVAAGGTIEFGGKQMDRPGFYVEPTIISGLPNDAEVVQSETFAPIVYILEANSIEDAIAQNNNAEQGLSSSLFTKNLSNVFQWIGPHGSDCGIVNVNIGTSGAEIGGAFGGEKATGGGRESGSDAWKQYMRRSTVTINYGSELPLSQGIKFE; encoded by the exons ATGTCGCGACAATTGCTCAGTACAGTTCACAGATTCTCCAGGAACATGGAGAGGAATTTAGTCACGGACTCGAGGTATGGATTCCTGAGGCAGTTGGGGCTGACACAGGAGAATTCTGGATTATTTGATGGCAGATGGGGTGGTTCGGGTCAG TTGATCGACTCGATATGCCCCTCGTCTGGAAGGACAATCGCCAAAATCCGTGAGTCCACTCCCCAGGAGGCCAGCAATGCGGTGACAGAGGCCAGGAAGGCCTGGCCCCAGTGGGCATCCCTACCACCCCCAGCACGAGGTGAAATTGTCCGTCAGATTGGAGACGAACTTCGGAAAAATCTTCGACCACTGGGGCAATTGGTCTCCCTCGAAATGGGAAAGATCCTCGCTGAGGGCATTGGTGAGGTCCAGGAGTACATCGACATCTGTGATTATGCTGTCGGCCTCTCCAGAATGCTCCCAGGGAGCATATTTCCTTCTGAGAGGAAGGATCACGCTCTTCTCGAGAAGTGGAATCCTCTTGGGGTCATTGGAGTCATATCAGCATTTAATTTCCCCATTGCT GTTTATGGGTGGAACAGTGCCATTGCTATGGTTTGTGGTGATGCTGTTGTGTGGAAAGGCTCTCCAACGACTCCACTAGTCTCTATAGcaacaacaaaaattatcGCCAGTGTTCTTGAACGAAATGGTGTACCAGGGTCTGTTGCTGCACTGGTGACTGGTGGAGCTGATGTTGGAGAAGTTCTGGTGAATGATAAACG TCTACCTTTGGTCAGCTTCACCGGAAGCACTAAAGTGGGACGAGAGGTCGCCCTCAAGGTCCAAGAACGCTTTGGAAAGGCTCTTCTTGAACTCGGAGGCAACAATGCACTTATTG TTTCTCATGACGCCGACCTGGAAATGGCTGTACGTGCAGCTGTCTTCTCCTGCGTTGGAACAGCTGGACAACGCTGTACCACCACCAGGAGACTGATACTGCACTCAAATATCAAAGATGATTTCGTTGGGAGATTGAAAATAGCCTTCAAAAGTATTTTGGCCAGAGTTGGGGATCCACTGGAGGACAGTACGTTGTACGGACCCCTCCACAGTCAGCATGCCGTCGACAACTATAAA GCAACAGTAGCTGAAGCTGTGGCTGCTGGTGGTACAATTGAGTTTGGTGGCAAGCAGATGGATCGTCCAGGCTTCTACGTGGAGCCAACGATAATATCCGGCCTTCCAAACGACGCCGAGGTCGTTCAATCTGAGACATTTGCTCCTATTGTCTACATTCTTGAGGCCAATTCCATCGAGGACGCCATTGCTCAGAATAATAACGCTGAACAGGGACTCAGTAGCTCACTCTTCACCAAGAACCTCTCCAACGTCTTCCAG TGGATTGGTCCACACGGTTCAGACTGTGGAATAGTTAATGTGAACATAGGAACGAGTGGAGCTGAAATTGGAGGAGCGTTTGGAGGTGAGAAGGCAACTGGTGGCGGTCGAGAGAGTGGAAGTGATGCTTGGAAGCAGTACATGAGACGATCAACAGTCACTATCAATTATGGGAGTGAATTGCCACTGTCACAGGGCATTAAATTCGAGTGA
- the LOC135165993 gene encoding SOSS complex subunit C, with product MRRNLMAFSQQNSRDLQNKKILEELQLKKQMLLKQGVAPTLSSSLNLPSTSSAANPSTSASSEGSMTAVQRNALNSAHAASFGYFVTQDSSFGNLILPVLPRFDPK from the exons ATGCGGAGGAATTTAATGGCTTTTTCACAACAAAATTCCAGAG ATCTGCAAAATAAGAAGATTTTGGAGGAACTGCAGCTGAAGAAGCAGATGCTCCTCAAACAGGGAGTCGCTCCCACACTGTCGAGTTCCCTCAATCTACCGTCTACATCATCTGCAGCTAATCCA TCCACATCAGCCTCCAGTGAGGGATCGATGACAGCAGTTCAACGAAATGCCCTAAACAGTGCTCACGCAGCTTCATTCGGCTACTTCGTCACCCAGGACTCATCCTTCGGGAATCTGATACTCCCAGTGCTCCCTCGATTCGATCCCAAGTAA
- the LOC135165991 gene encoding rRNA N6-adenosine-methyltransferase METTL5 → MASLRMKELEQYLQQLDVFDNPKVLLEQYPTSAHIGAHLLYTAQTQFDDIEGKGIADLGAGCGVLSLGARMLGASYVVGFEIDPDALEILTRNCEDIELSVEAVQCDILQCLPGRFEKAFDTVIMNPPFGTKKNAGIDMKFLEIATKLAKTTVYSLHKTSTRNHVMKMGQKLGVKGTVIAELRYDLPQVYKFHKKSSVDIQVDFIRFSIDK, encoded by the exons ATGGCTTCCCTACGAATGAAAGAGCTGGAACAGTACCTCCAGCAGTTGGACGTCTTCGATAATCCAAAAGTCCTCCTGGAACAGTACCCCACCAGCGCCCACATCGGTGCCCACCTGTTGTACACAGCTCAAACACAATTCGACGACATCGAGGGAAAGGGAATTGCCGATTTAGGGGCTGGATGTGGGGTGCTGTCCCTGGGAGCTAGAATGCTAGGGGCGAGTTACGTCGTGGGCTTTGAGATCGACCCCGACGCCCTGGAGATACTCACCAGGAACTGTGAGGACATTGAACTGAGTGTGGAGGCTGTTCAGTGTGATATTCTCCAGTGTTTGCCAG GGAGATTTGAAAAGGCTTTTGACACTGTCATCATGAATCCCCCCTTTGGAACAAAGAAAAATGCTGGAATTGACATGAAATTCCTGGAGATAGCCACAAAATTAGCCAAAACCACTGTCTACTCACTCCACAAAACATCAACGCGAAATCATGTTATGAAAATGGGACAAAAGCTGGGGGTTAAAGGCACTGTTATCGCTGAACTTCGTTATGATCTACCTCAAGTGTACAAATTCCACAAAAAATCGTCTGTTGACATTCAGGTGGACTTCATCAGGTTCTCCATCGATAAATAA